The following proteins come from a genomic window of Kitasatospora sp. NBC_01246:
- a CDS encoding FadR/GntR family transcriptional regulator: MEIQGLPGRLLADLGPAIASGEIPEGAVLRAEELEQRYGVSRTVVREAVRILEGMGLVASRRRVGSTVQPKSAWDVFDPLVIRWRLAGTDRPAQLRSLGSLRVAVEPAAAALAARHASDDERRELLSLAGELTMTARAADLTTFLRHDIAFHATVLKASGNEMFAHLGDTVGAVLTGRTEYHLMPHQPEPYAIRLHREVAEAICAGDAAHAERAMRTIAEGALAELDQQLG, translated from the coding sequence ATGGAGATCCAGGGGCTGCCCGGCCGACTGCTCGCCGACCTCGGACCGGCCATCGCCTCCGGTGAGATCCCCGAGGGGGCGGTCCTGCGCGCCGAGGAGCTGGAGCAGCGGTACGGGGTGTCGCGGACGGTGGTCCGCGAGGCCGTGCGGATCCTGGAGGGGATGGGGCTGGTCGCCTCCCGGCGGCGGGTCGGCAGCACCGTCCAGCCGAAGTCCGCCTGGGACGTCTTCGACCCGCTGGTGATCCGCTGGCGGCTGGCCGGGACCGACCGGCCCGCGCAGCTGCGCTCGCTCGGCTCGCTGCGGGTCGCGGTGGAGCCGGCCGCGGCCGCGCTCGCCGCCCGGCATGCCAGCGACGACGAGCGCCGCGAACTGCTCTCCCTCGCCGGTGAGTTGACGATGACGGCGCGGGCCGCCGACCTGACCACCTTCCTCCGGCACGACATCGCCTTCCACGCGACCGTCCTGAAGGCCTCCGGCAACGAGATGTTCGCCCACCTCGGCGACACCGTCGGTGCGGTGCTCACCGGCCGCACGGAGTACCATCTGATGCCTCATCAGCCCGAGCCGTACGCGATCCGGCTGCACCGCGAGGTCGCGGAGGCGATCTGCGCGGGGGACGCGGCCCACGCCGAGCGGGCGATGCGCACGATCGCCGAGGGCGCGCTGGCGGAGCTCGACCAGCAGCTGGGGTGA
- a CDS encoding metallophosphoesterase, translated as MLTIAHFSDIHLGQEWRRDGGARAYRRAERVMAYLNALPGPLDAVLVTGDLADHGLPAEYEQAAKVLVSRHPVLTCPGNHDRRAPYREGLLGEAPADGPVNRRHELPGADLLLLDSSIPGRDDGLLDDGTLAWLDAELAGGRPDRPALVAFHHPPVVLHLPTVDPIRQFGEERLAEVLARHPRVAALLCGHSHTGAATVFAGLPVLVAPGVVSTVTLPCEGGPGISFEQPPMLAFHVLDDDGRLTTHYRAVVPA; from the coding sequence ATGCTGACGATCGCTCACTTCAGTGACATCCACCTCGGCCAGGAGTGGCGCCGGGACGGCGGCGCCCGCGCGTACCGGCGGGCCGAGCGGGTGATGGCGTACCTCAACGCCCTGCCGGGCCCGCTGGACGCCGTCCTGGTCACCGGCGACCTCGCGGACCACGGCCTGCCGGCGGAGTACGAGCAGGCCGCCAAGGTGCTGGTCTCCCGCCACCCGGTGCTCACCTGTCCCGGCAACCACGACCGGCGCGCGCCCTACCGGGAGGGACTGCTGGGGGAGGCGCCCGCCGACGGCCCGGTCAACCGGCGGCACGAACTGCCCGGCGCCGACCTGCTGCTGCTCGACTCGTCGATCCCCGGCCGCGACGACGGCCTGCTCGACGACGGGACGCTGGCCTGGCTGGACGCCGAGCTGGCCGGGGGCCGTCCGGACCGGCCGGCACTGGTGGCCTTCCACCACCCGCCGGTCGTCCTCCACCTCCCGACCGTCGACCCGATCCGCCAGTTCGGGGAGGAGCGGCTCGCCGAGGTGCTGGCCCGCCACCCCCGGGTGGCCGCCCTGCTCTGCGGCCACTCCCACACCGGCGCGGCCACCGTGTTCGCCGGTCTGCCGGTACTGGTCGCGCCGGGTGTGGTGTCGACCGTCACGCTGCCCTGCGAGGGCGGCCCCGGGATCAGCTTCGAGCAGCCGCCGATGCTCGCCTTCCACGTTCTGGACGACGACGGCCGGCTCACCACCCACTACCGGGCCGTCGTGCCGGCCTGA